One region of Ptychodera flava strain L36383 chromosome 3 unlocalized genomic scaffold, AS_Pfla_20210202 Scaffold_27__1_contigs__length_13241970_pilon, whole genome shotgun sequence genomic DNA includes:
- the LOC139126286 gene encoding prostate stem cell antigen-like codes for MERITRWSALFLILVFASGGLALTCYSCSWDVVTGRDENCVSVVPGQTETEECDGSDDECELSVVYALYKPTNVQRKCSNSCQESNHVYLGNGVETKCCDTHLCNSQDSATGVALSTSVVAMTTVTTMLLSM; via the exons ATGGAGAGAATTACAAGATGGTCAGCCTTATTTCTCATTCTTGTCTTTGCTTCAG GCGGACTGGCACTTACCTGTTACTCATGCAGCTGGGACGTAGTCACTGGACGTGACGAAAACTGCGTCAGCGTGGTTCCCGGTCAAACCGAAACGGAGGAATGCGATGGATCTGATGACGAGTGCGAA TTGTCAGTGGTATACGCCCTCTACAAGCCAACGAATGTTCAGAGAAAGTGTTCTAATTCATGTCAAGAGAGCAACCACGTCTACCTCGGCAATG GAGTAGAAACAAAGTGTTGTGATACGCATTTATGCAATTCTCAAGACAGCGCCACCGGTGTAGCATTGTCGACTTCCgtagttgccatgacaacagtgACCACGATGCTCCTTTCAATGTAG